The segment ACTGGCAAAACTGGAAAAGATCGAGAATACCAACAAAAAGCTCATAGAACTTATCGACTGTGTGGCAGCTTTTGCCAAACTGGAATCTGTGACCGAGATTATCTCTGAAAAAGTAGACCTCATGAAGGTACTGAATGATTGTATTTCCCAATTCGAATATCAGGCTGCACAAAAGAACATACAGATCGTGAATGAGAACAAAGGAAAGTTTGATACGATCGCAAATCCGATGATCGAGGAAGTGTTCACGAACCTGATATCAAATGCTGTGAAGTACAGCCCTGAGAACGAGAACATAGAAATAGCTGTAAAAGACCTGAATGAAAACTGGAAAGTAACAATTACGGACTCAGGAGAGGGAATTGGAGATAATGATAAGAAGATGATCTTCGACCGCTTCAAAAGAGCAGTTGGAGATTGCAATATAAAGGGAAGCGGACTTGGTCTCGCAATTGTCAAGAGAATAGTCGAACTGCATGGCGGACAGGTTGGAGTGGAAGACAACCCGAACGGTCCGGGAAGTGTTTTCTGGGTAACGTTAAAGAAAGCTTAATTCAATATTAAAACAAAATAGAATAATTGAAACGGAGGTTATTGAAGTGGAAGAATTTACAAAGGAACAACTTGCAAAATACAATGGTCAGGACGGAGAAAAGTGCTACATAGCATATAAGGGAAAGGTCTACGATGTAACTGAAAGCATGCTATGGGATGAGGGAGATCATCAGGGCATGCATGAAGCTGGAATAGACCTTACAGAGGAAATGGACGATTCACCCCATGACGATGATGTTATGGAAGACTTCCCTGTTGTCGGTACATTGGTAGATTGAAGATATGAAATTAAGGCTTTTAAAAAGGCCACCCCGGGCATTATTGGAAATGCCCGGAATACACATATTAATTTTTTACAATCGTGTT is part of the Methanococcoides methylutens MM1 genome and harbors:
- a CDS encoding sensor histidine kinase KdpD → MIEEVFTNLISNAVKYSPENENIEIAVKDLNENWKVTITDSGEGIGDNDKKMIFDRFKRAVGDCNIKGSGLGLAIVKRIVELHGGQVGVEDNPNGPGSVFWVTLKKA
- a CDS encoding cytochrome b5 domain-containing protein, coding for MEEFTKEQLAKYNGQDGEKCYIAYKGKVYDVTESMLWDEGDHQGMHEAGIDLTEEMDDSPHDDDVMEDFPVVGTLVD